In Acidiphilium acidophilum, one genomic interval encodes:
- a CDS encoding flagellar basal body-associated FliL family protein — protein sequence MAKTPTAPRPSQSDAVPASDDAATVPAKTRSKLLLFGAPVALLLVLGGGLWFSGALSGLMGGHKPIRVSGPVFIKVPEIVANLNVTDGRDSYAKLEATLELANSASAAEVRHDMPRIIDVFQTYLRAMHPSELQGASGTYRLREALINRVRIAAAPNVIRNVLFEELIVQ from the coding sequence ATGGCCAAGACCCCGACTGCCCCGCGCCCGAGTCAGAGCGATGCCGTGCCCGCGAGCGACGATGCGGCGACGGTTCCCGCGAAGACGCGATCGAAGCTGCTGCTGTTCGGCGCACCGGTCGCGCTGCTGCTGGTGCTGGGGGGCGGGCTCTGGTTCAGCGGCGCGCTGTCCGGCCTGATGGGCGGGCACAAGCCGATCCGTGTGTCAGGGCCGGTCTTCATCAAGGTGCCGGAGATCGTCGCCAATCTGAATGTGACGGACGGGCGGGATTCCTATGCCAAGCTGGAGGCGACGCTGGAATTGGCGAACTCGGCCTCCGCTGCCGAGGTCAGGCACGATATGCCGCGCATCATCGATGTATTCCAGACCTATCTGCGGGCGATGCATCCCAGCGAGTTGCAGGGGGCTTCCGGCACCTACCGCCTGCGCGAGGCGTTGATCAACCGGGTGCGGATTGCGGCGGCACCGAACGTGATCCGCAATGTGCTGTTCGAGGAACTGATCGTTCAGTGA
- a CDS encoding MotE family protein, with protein sequence MRPESGGWRERLRGRRANGFRAYLPIRLLPLLIVGLVCAIMVKSVGLIEAAFAQSSGPGTTGSTGAPARPYHPVANWTDRPPPPPLCKPDPFSEAGETKILLALKQRAGLLDQRAAALARERQELDATRVALTRQLAALKPVAARLEALKARHQARDDAKWAALVATYGAMEPRDAARIFDGLEPTIVFNVLRRMNDRKSAAILADMSPPKAQLVTERLAGEPEPVTALQPANALLPDGAP encoded by the coding sequence ATGCGTCCTGAATCCGGGGGCTGGCGTGAGCGCCTGAGGGGGCGGCGCGCGAACGGGTTTCGGGCCTATCTGCCGATCCGGCTGTTGCCGTTGCTCATCGTCGGGCTGGTCTGTGCGATCATGGTGAAATCGGTCGGGCTTATCGAGGCGGCGTTCGCGCAGTCGAGCGGGCCGGGTACCACCGGATCGACCGGCGCGCCGGCCAGGCCTTACCATCCTGTGGCCAACTGGACCGATCGGCCACCGCCGCCGCCACTGTGCAAGCCCGATCCGTTCAGCGAGGCCGGAGAGACGAAAATTCTGCTCGCTTTGAAGCAGCGGGCCGGTCTGCTCGATCAGCGTGCCGCCGCGCTGGCCCGCGAACGCCAGGAACTCGATGCGACCCGTGTTGCGCTCACCCGTCAGCTGGCGGCTCTCAAACCGGTGGCGGCACGGCTGGAGGCGCTGAAGGCACGGCATCAGGCACGCGACGATGCGAAATGGGCGGCCCTGGTCGCGACCTACGGGGCGATGGAGCCCCGCGATGCGGCGAGGATTTTCGATGGGCTGGAGCCCACGATCGTATTCAACGTCCTGCGGCGGATGAACGACCGCAAATCCGCGGCGATTCTGGCCGATATGTCGCCGCCGAAGGCGCAACTCGTTACCGAGCGGCTGGCCGGCGAGCCGGAACCGGTTACGGCATTGCAGCCCGCCAACGCGCTGTTGCCGGATGGGGCGCCATGA
- a CDS encoding tRNA1(Val) (adenine(37)-N6)-methyltransferase, translating to MSETAGWLLDGRLRYRQLATGHRTGIEPVLLAASIPARDGETVIEAGTGAGAGLLCLAARLPGISGLGVERETRLAALAQRNFATNDLPNLTAIAADLAALPLKRRFDHGFANPPWRSPHDTPSPDTIRRRAHHSTAGLLATWAQAIAAVLKPRGTMTFILPATSLDECLGAMKQAGCGAPRIMPLWPRTDRAAKLVIVRSTRGDRGSLTLLPGLTLHDDTGYTPRAEAILRGGESLTF from the coding sequence ATGAGCGAGACGGCGGGATGGCTCCTCGATGGCCGCCTGCGGTACCGGCAACTGGCCACCGGCCATCGCACCGGCATCGAACCCGTGTTGCTGGCCGCGTCGATTCCGGCGCGTGATGGCGAAACCGTGATCGAAGCCGGCACCGGTGCTGGGGCCGGCCTGCTCTGCCTCGCCGCCCGGCTGCCGGGCATCTCCGGCCTCGGCGTCGAACGCGAAACGCGGCTTGCCGCGCTGGCACAACGCAATTTCGCGACCAACGATCTGCCGAACCTCACCGCGATCGCAGCGGATCTCGCCGCCCTGCCGCTGAAGCGCAGGTTCGATCACGGTTTCGCCAACCCGCCCTGGCGGTCGCCGCACGATACACCCTCACCCGACACGATCCGGCGCCGTGCCCACCACAGCACCGCCGGCCTCCTCGCGACATGGGCGCAGGCCATCGCCGCCGTGCTCAAGCCACGCGGGACCATGACCTTCATCCTTCCCGCCACCTCCCTCGATGAATGTCTCGGCGCCATGAAACAGGCCGGCTGCGGTGCACCCCGGATCATGCCGCTATGGCCCCGGACCGATCGCGCGGCCAAACTGGTCATCGTGCGGTCGACCAGGGGCGATCGCGGATCGTTGACGCTCCTGCCCGGACTGACCCTGCACGACGACACCGGATACACCCCGCGCGCCGAAGCCATTTTACGCGGCGGCGAAAGCCTCACATTCTGA
- a CDS encoding putative signal transducing protein: MEVIAASTDTIRLSFLMALLRDAGLDPVLLDQNIAATEGNIGMFPRRIAVASADAAQARRILQDAGEA; encoded by the coding sequence ATGGAAGTCATCGCGGCATCGACCGACACGATCAGGCTGAGTTTCCTGATGGCGCTCCTGCGGGATGCGGGACTCGATCCAGTCCTGCTGGACCAGAACATCGCGGCGACCGAAGGCAATATCGGCATGTTTCCCCGCCGGATCGCGGTCGCCAGCGCCGATGCGGCCCAGGCGCGCCGGATACTTCAGGACGCCGGCGAGGCATGA
- a CDS encoding polyprenyl synthetase family protein, with amino-acid sequence MDGLLTSEPDVYSASPLAEGDALQGLAQLLAADLAATNATIVARMASEVELIPQLAAHLIAAGGKRLRPLLTLASARLCGYRGERHVRLAACVEFIHTATLLHDDVVDESDLRRGLASANAVFGNKASVLVGDFLFARAFELMVADGSLEVLRILCNASATIAEGEVLQLSTQNDLSTDIPRYFQVIQGKTAALFAAACEVGAVVADRDRSVAASLSGYGTALGMAFQLVDDALDYAADQNELGKTVGDDFREGKLTYPVLIAYAAGDPAERAFWQRTIERGEQSEDDLGTAFELIARHDAIGQTIERAREFARSAQECLADLPDDPVRALMMQAADYAVTRRH; translated from the coding sequence GTGGATGGCTTGCTGACTTCCGAGCCCGATGTCTATAGCGCAAGCCCCCTTGCGGAGGGCGATGCGTTGCAGGGCCTCGCGCAGCTTCTGGCGGCGGACCTCGCCGCGACCAACGCAACCATCGTTGCGCGGATGGCGAGCGAGGTCGAACTGATCCCGCAACTCGCGGCCCATCTGATCGCGGCGGGCGGCAAGCGGCTGCGGCCGCTGCTGACGCTGGCATCGGCGCGGCTGTGCGGCTACCGGGGCGAGCGGCATGTGCGGCTCGCCGCCTGTGTCGAGTTCATTCATACCGCGACCCTGCTGCATGACGATGTCGTCGATGAAAGCGATCTGCGCCGGGGGCTGGCCAGCGCCAATGCGGTGTTCGGCAACAAGGCCTCGGTGCTGGTGGGCGATTTTCTGTTCGCCCGCGCGTTCGAACTGATGGTTGCCGACGGGTCGCTCGAAGTGTTGCGGATCCTGTGCAACGCATCGGCCACGATCGCCGAGGGCGAAGTGCTGCAACTCTCGACCCAGAACGATCTCAGTACCGATATTCCGCGCTATTTTCAGGTGATTCAGGGCAAGACCGCAGCGCTGTTCGCGGCGGCCTGCGAGGTGGGGGCGGTGGTCGCCGATCGGGATCGGAGCGTGGCGGCGTCCTTGTCTGGGTATGGCACCGCGCTCGGCATGGCGTTTCAGCTCGTCGATGACGCGCTCGATTATGCGGCGGACCAGAATGAACTCGGCAAGACCGTTGGGGATGATTTCCGCGAAGGCAAGCTGACCTACCCGGTGCTGATCGCCTACGCCGCAGGTGATCCGGCGGAGCGCGCGTTCTGGCAGCGCACGATCGAGCGGGGCGAACAATCCGAGGATGATCTCGGGACCGCGTTCGAGCTGATCGCGCGCCATGATGCGATCGGGCAGACGATCGAGCGGGCGCGGGAATTTGCGCGTTCGGCCCAGGAATGTCTGGCTGACCTGCCTGACGATCCGGTCCGCGCGTTGATGATGCAGGCGGCGGATTACGCGGTGACGCGCCGGCACTGA
- a CDS encoding sensor domain-containing diguanylate cyclase, whose amino-acid sequence MIRVSRHLRDAVARLLAVALGVGILAASSLYWCRFDANIPTFWPANALPLAILLARRPSGWRPVAAVIAAAMAGNILACLVTDAGLARTILLPVANAAEIAAACAAAWAGFGPRPRIRRLDGLARVLISIGLIGPAVGGSLIAAEAALAADDPMAGLVWFMAHALGNILFTTAGLVLLNRTATPLLPRRARLRATLALALSLALSVLTFHQSSLPPLFIMPLVFAALAIIAGLEFTCVAIALIALSALFRTAMGHGPIAAIEPSHIGARILLLQAFLAASFIAAIPIALLFERHTRIIARLRDQKAAIVSRAARFQGLAEIAADTIVVTLVDGTILYASPAAQRLIGVTGDALAGRSAFDLVAPEDLAAIRAAMASLGGDTTEVTAELRLRHHSTAAPVWTEIKTRIGARRADQSVELVSVVRDISARRAAEERRDADLLRLDRLANTDSLTGLANRRRFTAHLESEWRRAYREGIDIALILIDVDLFKPYNDLYGHPMGDRALQQIAAIVEASALRAADLACRIGGEEFAVILPLTFQSGARAVAERIRDGIRDIHLIHEKSPSGVLSVSIGIDCIRPDQEAGAQSLIDRADKALYRAKQRRGSIVIAT is encoded by the coding sequence GTGATCCGGGTCAGCCGTCACCTCCGGGACGCGGTCGCCCGCCTGCTCGCCGTGGCCCTCGGGGTTGGCATCCTCGCCGCCTCCAGCCTGTACTGGTGCCGGTTCGATGCCAATATCCCGACCTTCTGGCCGGCCAATGCGCTGCCCCTCGCCATCCTGCTCGCGCGCCGCCCGTCAGGATGGCGCCCGGTCGCAGCGGTCATCGCCGCCGCCATGGCAGGGAACATCCTCGCCTGTCTCGTCACCGATGCCGGATTGGCCCGAACGATCCTGCTCCCGGTGGCCAACGCCGCCGAAATCGCCGCCGCCTGTGCCGCGGCATGGGCCGGTTTCGGCCCCCGCCCACGCATCCGCCGGCTCGATGGGCTGGCGCGGGTCCTGATCTCGATCGGGCTGATCGGTCCGGCAGTCGGCGGCAGCCTGATCGCCGCCGAGGCAGCGCTCGCGGCGGACGACCCCATGGCCGGGCTGGTCTGGTTCATGGCCCACGCCCTCGGCAACATCCTGTTCACCACGGCGGGACTGGTCCTGCTCAACCGTACCGCAACACCGCTCCTGCCCCGGCGCGCCCGGCTGCGCGCAACGCTCGCGCTGGCGCTCAGCCTGGCGCTGTCGGTGCTCACCTTCCATCAGTCGAGCCTGCCGCCCCTGTTCATCATGCCGCTGGTCTTCGCCGCTCTCGCCATCATCGCCGGGCTCGAATTCACCTGCGTCGCGATCGCGCTGATCGCGCTGAGCGCCCTTTTCCGCACCGCAATGGGCCATGGCCCGATCGCGGCGATCGAGCCCTCCCACATCGGCGCGCGTATCCTGCTGCTGCAGGCCTTCCTGGCCGCCTCCTTCATTGCAGCCATCCCGATCGCGCTGCTCTTCGAGCGACACACCCGGATCATCGCGCGCCTGCGCGACCAGAAAGCCGCAATCGTCTCCCGAGCCGCCCGGTTCCAGGGGCTCGCCGAGATCGCCGCCGATACCATCGTCGTCACCCTGGTCGATGGCACGATCCTCTACGCCTCCCCCGCCGCCCAGCGCCTGATCGGCGTCACGGGCGATGCCTTGGCCGGGCGCTCGGCATTCGATCTGGTCGCCCCCGAAGATCTCGCGGCCATCCGCGCGGCCATGGCCAGTCTCGGCGGCGACACCACCGAGGTCACCGCCGAGCTGCGCCTGCGCCACCACTCGACCGCCGCACCCGTCTGGACCGAAATCAAAACCCGGATCGGTGCGCGGCGCGCCGATCAGAGCGTCGAACTGGTCAGCGTGGTGCGCGATATTTCGGCCCGCCGTGCGGCTGAAGAGCGGCGCGATGCCGATCTCCTGCGGCTCGACCGGCTGGCAAACACCGACTCCCTGACCGGTCTCGCCAACCGCCGCCGTTTCACCGCCCATCTCGAAAGCGAATGGCGCCGCGCCTATCGCGAAGGGATCGATATCGCGCTGATCCTGATCGATGTCGATCTGTTCAAGCCTTACAACGATCTCTACGGCCACCCGATGGGCGACCGCGCCCTGCAGCAGATCGCGGCGATCGTCGAAGCCAGCGCGTTGCGCGCCGCCGACCTCGCCTGCCGGATCGGCGGGGAGGAATTCGCCGTGATCCTGCCACTGACATTCCAGAGCGGTGCCCGCGCGGTCGCCGAGCGCATCCGCGACGGGATCAGGGACATCCACCTCATCCACGAAAAATCGCCATCCGGGGTGCTGTCGGTCAGTATCGGGATCGACTGCATCCGGCCCGATCAGGAAGCCGGTGCCCAATCCCTGATCGACCGCGCCGACAAGGCATTATACCGGGCAAAGCAGCGGCGGGGCAGCATCGTGATCGCAACCTGA
- a CDS encoding alpha/beta hydrolase: MPEVTFAGPDGRLEGRYHHAKERGAPLALVLHPHPLHGGTMNNRITYTMYQVFQRLGFSVMRFNFRGVGRSQGSYDGGMGEINDAAAALDWMQALNPGHGGLWIAGYSFGAFVGMQLLMRRPEVSGWISVGTPAAHYDFGFLAPCPCGGLMIHGDADELVPEASVRKLVDKLNTQKGVSVDYRVMAGADHVFAHHSEAIGEALESYVSGEIARKHMALAAD, from the coding sequence ATGCCTGAAGTAACGTTTGCCGGACCCGACGGTCGCCTCGAAGGACGCTACCACCACGCCAAGGAACGCGGCGCGCCGCTCGCCCTCGTCCTGCACCCGCACCCGCTGCACGGCGGCACCATGAACAACCGCATCACCTACACGATGTATCAGGTGTTCCAGCGCCTCGGTTTTTCCGTCATGCGCTTCAATTTCCGCGGCGTCGGCCGCAGCCAGGGCAGCTACGATGGCGGCATGGGCGAAATCAACGATGCCGCCGCCGCGCTCGACTGGATGCAGGCGCTCAACCCCGGCCATGGCGGGCTGTGGATCGCCGGCTATTCGTTCGGCGCCTTCGTCGGCATGCAGCTCCTGATGCGCCGCCCCGAAGTCTCCGGCTGGATCAGCGTCGGCACCCCCGCCGCGCATTACGATTTCGGCTTCCTCGCCCCCTGCCCCTGCGGCGGCCTGATGATCCACGGCGATGCCGACGAGCTGGTCCCCGAAGCCTCGGTCCGCAAACTGGTGGACAAACTCAACACCCAGAAGGGCGTCTCGGTCGATTATCGGGTCATGGCCGGGGCCGACCACGTGTTCGCCCATCATTCCGAGGCGATCGGCGAGGCCCTCGAATCCTATGTCAGCGGCGAAATCGCCCGCAAGCACATGGCCCTCGCGGCGGACTGA